ACAAAACAAACCGCTATACCTTTTAACAACATAACGTCTCCTTTACCTCGCTTTTATTATACGGGGTTATAATTTGTACTACTTTTATAGTTTAAATTGGATTACAACTTAACATTTACGCAGTTTTACATATTTTAAGCCAGACTTCTCGTCTTCTTGGTCCATCGAATTCACAAAGAAATATACCTTGCCAGGTGCCTAACATCAGAAACCCGTTTTCAATAAAAACTGTTATACTGTTACCTACTAAAACAGATTTTATATGAGCATCAGAATTACCTTCTCTATGAGAATATCTTCCGTTTTCAGGTATAACTTCTTTAAGATAGTTCAAAATATCCACCTCAACAGAAGGGTCAGCATTTTCGTTAATAGTGATCCCGCAAGTTGTGTGAGGCACATACACATAAAGAATTCCGTCTTCTATTCCAGAGTGTTTAATAAAACCTGATAATTGTTCAGTTATCTCTACAAAATCGTTCCTTTTTTTTGTTTCAATACTCAATTTGTCCATTTTA
This region of bacterium genomic DNA includes:
- a CDS encoding secondary thiamine-phosphate synthase enzyme YjbQ, with the protein product MDKLSIETKKRNDFVEITEQLSGFIKHSGIEDGILYVYVPHTTCGITINENADPSVEVDILNYLKEVIPENGRYSHREGNSDAHIKSVLVGNSITVFIENGFLMLGTWQGIFLCEFDGPRRREVWLKICKTA